One genomic window of Hydra vulgaris chromosome 03, alternate assembly HydraT2T_AEP includes the following:
- the LOC136078583 gene encoding MATH and LRR domain-containing protein PFE0570w-like, which produces METNLLSNFNAKNYKSNNNGNNNDINKLKAFLRNKNILFENNPELNISFFKDGDGEENISPYYYNSNISTLIGNIDVNALSILHLNIRSIQKNFDKFKEFLFSVKIKFQIICLTETWCRNKEIKNNSNFQLNNYKVIHQIRGSEKIGGGVCIFIHNSLDFKLRKEMCSITKDFELLTVEVLNDASKNVILHVIYRPPSGNIKAFSKHFKGLITKKDTYGKLIYCVSDLNLDFLDYENNKNVRNLTNIIFQNGFIPTINKPTRITKNSATLIDQIIINNFKNIKVKTGIFVTDISDHFPVFIISQKSINKISEKKEIKKRIINNTSTMTFMNLLSTTNWETILKTKNAQEAYNIFHCIFQDHYNEAFPIISKLIKTKSHQNPWITAGIIKSSQKKKRLYEKFIKKRTYKNETKYENYKRLFETVIKDSKKQYYTNQLHNCKNDAQKMWRIMKEVIGKKNISANELPKKLIINNCEITNETLISNSFNHEFVNTGPSLASKVKNSKTSFESYLTSNNDLMENNKLSEQELLDAVNLLKSNKGNGVDDVSSNIIIKSIFYLKTPLLHIFSLSLEQGIFPDKLKVARVIPVLKSGDATCVANYRPISLLPCFSKILEHIMYKR; this is translated from the coding sequence atggaaactaatttattatctaattttaatgcaaaaaattacaaatccaATAATAATGGCAATAATAATgacataaataaacttaaagctttcctaagaaacaaaaatatacttttcgaAAATAACCCTGAAttaaacattagtttttttaaggATGGGGATGGAGAGGAAAATATAAGCCCTTATTATTACAACTCGAACATTTCAACGCTCATTGGCAACATTGATGTTAATGCACTATCCATTCTGCATCTAAATATAAGGagtatacaaaaaaactttgataaatttaaagaatttttgtttagcgttaaaataaaatttcaaattatatgtCTAACAGAAACATGGTGCAGgaataaagaaatcaaaaataacTCTAACTTTCaacttaataattataaagttattcaTCAAATAAGAGGATCTGAAAAAATAGGAGGTGGAGTGTGCATTTTCATACATAActctttagattttaaactgCGTAAAGAAATGTGCTCAATAACAAAGGATTTTGAGTTACTAACCGTTGAGGTCTTAAACGATGCCAGCAAAAACGTAATTCTGCACGTCATATATAGACCGCCTTCAggtaatataaaagcatttagcAAACACTTTAAaggtttaattacaaaaaaagatacTTATGGCAAGCTAATTTATTGTGTAAGCGATCTCAATTTAGATTTTCTcgattatgaaaataataaaaacgtcAGAAATCTTACtaatattatatttcaaaatggttttattCCAACAATTAATAAACCAACTCgcataacaaaaaatagtgCTACACTGATCGATCAAATCataataaacaatttcaaaaacataaaagttaagaCTGGAATTTTTGTCACTGATATATCAGACCACTTTccggtttttataatttcacaaaaaagcatcaataaaatatcagaaaaaaaagaaattaaaaagcgAATAATTAATAATACATCCACTATGACTTTTATGAATCTGTTATCCACAACAAACTgggaaactattttaaaaactaaaaatgctCAGGAagcttataatatttttcattgcaTATTTCAAGACCACTATAATGAAGCTTTTCCAATTATTAGTAAATTAATCAAAACCAAATCCCATCAGAATCCCTGGATAACGGCGGGAATAATAAAgtcatcacaaaaaaaaaaacgtttgtacgaaaaatttataaaaaaaagaacttataaaaatgaaacaaaatatgaaaattacaaACGTCTTTTCGAGACAGTTATAAAGGATTCGAAAAAACAGTATTATACCAACCAATTACATAACTGCAAAAATGATGCACAAAAAATGTGGCGCATAATGAAAGAGGtgataggaaaaaaaaacataagcgCTAATGAACTTCCCAAAAAActcattataaataattgtgaAATTACTAATGAAACGTTAATTTCTAATTCTTTCAATCATGAGTTTGTTAATACAGGCCCGAGTTTGGCTTCCAAAGTAAAAAACAGCAAAACTAGCTTCGAGTCATATTTGACCTCTAATAATGATCTCATggaaaataataagttatctGAACAAGAACTACTTGAtgctgtaaatttattaaaatcaaataaaggtAATGGAGTTGATGATGTAAGTagcaatataataattaaatcaatattttatttaaaaactccgCTTTTGCACATTTTTAGTCTTTCTTTAGAACAAGGTATCTTTCCTGACAAACTAAAAGTGGCCAGGGTGATACCAGTTCTAAAATCTGGAGATGCAACTTGTGTCGCAAATTACAGACCTATTTCATTACTaccatgtttttcaaaaatactagaacatattatgtataaaagatAG
- the LOC136077690 gene encoding uncharacterized protein LOC136077690 — MSKVDCAQQQNESTSDDNDSIDDEFMDHLFDFDEPENETINNEFDENASSESPPLYPGSKINVSNACLCIMTFILRFNLSYEALEALLTLLTILLPHSVLPTSKYLFLKFFKKEKDLYEKVFFCDICEVALSSNKQFTKCLKYFTSSYPHKKCNFFHILNINKQLKNTCDNNWIHLADLEENGQATIRLVNTDGASNN; from the coding sequence ATGTCAAAAGTTGATTGTGCTCAACAACAGAATGAGAGCACCTCTGATGACAATGATTCTATTGACGATGAATTTATGGATCATTTATTTGACTTTGATGAACCagaaaatgaaacaattaaTAATGAGTTTGATGAAAATGCAAGTTCAGAGAGTCCACCTCTGTATCCTGGCTCAAAAATAAATGTCTCTAATGCATGTTTATGCATAATGACTTTTATTTTGCGTTTTAATTTGTCCTATGAAGCCTTAGAGGCGTTGTTAAcacttttaactattttattgccACACAGTGTTTTGCCAACatctaaatatttgtttttgaagtttttcaagaaggaaaaagatttatatgaaaaagtttttttttgtgatatttgTGAAGTTGCTTTAAGTTCTAATAAGCAGtttacaaaatgtttgaaatattttacatcATCCTATCCTCATAAGAAATgcaacttttttcatattttaaacataaacaaacagcTTAAAAACACTTGTGATAACAATTGGATACATTTAGCAGATCTTGAAGAAAATGGGCAAGCAACAATTAGACTTGTTAATACTGATGGAGCAAGCAACAATTAG
- the LOC136078051 gene encoding uncharacterized protein LOC136078051: MNVVNVKEPGAGIRFRNELCGEIHSVGDQQLQLLRDIAELSNFMKPTGKCVKQLTLDTSNAIAHSCYGFIDLVETLLSNGAKYVLLGWFSTDPLEKAFSKLQQGSGGTYFIKAKSVIEKINIHHTKLILKLDIPVDGIDGHTCDICFRDISTDEKELLDNIHDLESSVNKSTLVAIVYMCKKAK, from the coding sequence atgaatgttGTTAATGTCAAAGAACCTGGCGCTGGCATTCGGTTTAGAAATGAGTTATGCGGAGAAATCCACTCAGTTGGTGATCAACAGTTACAACTGCTACGAGATATTGCTGAACTGTCAAATTTTATGAAACCTACAGGTAAGTGTGTAAAACAGCTTACGCTAGATACTAGCAATGCAATAGCGCATTCATGTTATGGCTTTATTGATCTTGTAGAAACTTTGTTGAGTAATGGAGCAAAATATGTCTTATTAGGTTGGTTTTCAACAGATCCACTTGAAAAAGCTTTTTCTAAGCTTCAACAGGGATCTGGAGGTACTTACTTTATAAAGGCTAAATctgtaattgaaaaaattaatattcatcatactaaattgatattaaaacttGACATTCCTGTTGATGGTATTGATGGTCATACTTGTGACATATGTTTTAGAGATATTTCTACTGATGAAAAAGAACTTCTGGATAATATACATGATCTTGAAAGCTCAGTTAATAAATCTACATTAGTGGCTATAGTTTACATGTGCAAAAAagcgaaataa